A part of Drosophila ananassae strain 14024-0371.13 chromosome 2R, ASM1763931v2, whole genome shotgun sequence genomic DNA contains:
- the LOC6506144 gene encoding delta-1-pyrroline-5-carboxylate dehydrogenase, mitochondrial: MLRMLCNSSASTQLSVLKNCTRSLGSILPQLKIHDFQVVNEPILTYRKNSAERKDLQRALKAAASNCEEIPIVIGGKEFKTSEVRHQVMPHDHQHSIARFYYADKKLVEKAIKTAVETQPKWDRVPIEERLKIWEKAADLMATTYRQDLNAATMLGQSKTVIQAEIDAAAELIDFIRMNAYFLKEATKYQPISEDVKVTKNSLRYRGIDGFIAAVSPFNFTAIGGNLSYTPALMGNGVVWKPSDTAMLSNWRIFNIMREAGVPDGVVNFVPADGPVFGDTITASPHLAGINFTGSVPTFNRLWKQVGNNIDKYVNFPRLIGECGGKNFHFVHKSADVESVVTSTIRSAFEYCGQKCSACSRMYVPESLWPKIKEGLLCEAEKLKIGDVQDFSSFTSAVIDDKAFKRITSYIEHAKNSPNLEILAGGTYSDSKGYFVNPTIVLSKDPKDRIMTEEIFGPVLTIYVYKESELMETMKLVHTSTKFALTGAVFGQDEEFVKCALQEFKMAAGNFYINDKSTGSVVGQQPFGGGRMSGTNDKAGGPHYILRWTSPQSIKETFVPLRDVNYPYMCE, from the exons ATGTTGCGAATGTTGTGCAATTCCTCCGCCAGCACACAGCTGAGTGTGCTAAAAAA TTGCACTAGGAGTCTGGGCTCTATTCTACCCCAACTGAAGATACACGACTTTCAGGTGGTCAACGAGCCGATCCTGACTTACCGTAAGAATTCAGCGGAGCGCAAGGACCTGCAGCGGGCTCTGAAGGCCGCCGCTTCGAACTGCGAGGAAATTCCCATCGTCATCGGCGGCAAGGAGTTCAAAACGTCGGAGGTGCGGCACCAGGTGATGCCCCACGACCACCAGCACAGCATAGCTCGCTTCTACTACGCCGACAAAAAGCTCGTCGAGAAGGCCATCAAAACGGCTGTGGAAACGCAGCCCAAGTGGGACCGCGTACCAATCGAGGAGCGCTTGAAAATCTGGGAGAAGGCGGCAGATCTGATGGCGACAACCTATCGCCAGGACCTGAACGCCGCCACCATGTTGGGACAGTCCAAGACAGTCATCCAAGCGGAAATTGATGCGGCAGCAGAACTGATTGACTTTATTCG TATGAACGCGTACTTCCTGAAGGAGGCAACTAAATACCAACCCATTAGCGAAGACGTCAAGGTTACAAAGAACTCTTTGCGCTACCGTGGTATTGATGGCTTCATTGCGGCCGTGAGCCCATTTAACTTCACAGCCATTGGCGGCAACCTGTCCTACACACCAGCTCTAATG GGCAACGGTGTAGTGTGGAAACCCTCGGACACGGCCATGTTGTCCAACTGGCGCATCTTCAACATCATGCGGGAGGCGGGAGTGCCCGACGGAGTCGTTAACTTTGTTCCCGCCGATGGACCTGTATTCGGTGACACAATAACCGCCAGCCCCCATCTCGCCGGAATCAATTTCACCGGGTCGGTGCC GACCTTCAACCGCCTGTGGAAGCAGGTGGGAAACAACATTGACAAGTACGTGAACTTTCCACGGTTGATTGGCGAGTGCGGAGGCAAGAACTTCCACTTCGTGCACAAGTCCGCCGACGTCGAGTCGGTGGTCACGTCCACAATCCGCTCGGCATTCGAGTACTGCGGACAGAAGTGTTCTGCCTGCTCCCGAATGTACGTCCCCGAATCACTGTGGCCAAAG ATCAAGGAGGGCCTACTTTGCGAGGCCGAGAAGCTGAAAATCGGCGACGTGCAAGACTTCAGCAGCTTCACATCTGCTGTGATTGACGACAAAGCATTTAAACGCATTACTAGCTACATTGAACACGCCAAGAACTCTCCGAACCTGGAGATCCTCGCGGGCGGCACCTACTCGGACAGCAAGGGCTACTTCGTCAATCCGACCATTGTGCTCAGCAAGGATCCCAAGGACAGGATCATGACCGAAGAGATCTTTGGCCCCGTGCTGACGATCTACGTGTACAAGGAGTCCGAGCTGATGGAAACAATGAAGCTGGTTCACACATCAACCAAATTCGCTTTAACCGGAGCAGTATTCGGCCAGGACGA GGAGTTTGTCAAGTGCGCTCTGCAAGAGTTTAAAATGGCCGCTGGAAACTTCTACATTAACGACAAGTCGACTGGATCGGTGGTGGGTCAGCAACCCTTTGGCGGTGGCCGTATGTCCGGCACCAACGACAAGGCCGGCGGCCCACACTACATCCTGCGCTGGACCTCGCCGCAGTCCATCAAAGAGACGTTTGTGCCGCTGCGGGATGTCAACTATCCGTACATGTGCGAATAA
- the LOC6493799 gene encoding nucleolar protein dao-5 isoform X2 codes for MTDLLKITDAIVHEYLQSKDKNLAKVFQQKTKAATVAKNTPKLSEILQFYQSKSATKIPAIKAAAGGSSSDSDSDSDEAPAATKKAPAAPVTNGKSTKAAAASSSEESDSEEEKKPAAKAPSKAAPAKKAADTSSEESDSEDEAPKKPAAPAKAAPAKKAASSSDDSDSSEDEKKPAAKSPAKPAVAKKAASSSEDSSSEEDAKPAAPAKAAAPAAKAEASSSSEESDSEEEKKPAAKTPAKAVPAKKAKSSSEDSSSEDEAPKKAAPAKAAPAKPAAGKKADSSSEESSSEDEAPKKAAPAKPAAKKADTSSEDSDSDEEDAKKPAAKPVVKAAPTKKADSEDSSEDSDSSEDAKPKAKAAAPKAPAKAASSSSEDSSEDEAPAAVKPAVKKTAAPAKKDESSSEDDSSEDEAPPAKKPAPAPKKKDSSSDDSDSSEESGEVQSKAVANGGAKPGQKRKLSGGDAEEATPNKKYNNFVKSGEQQKNGFNSTPKNNFKNNGQLNNSGGGSAGRRSPFRRVRTEEVLVDARVQDMSFEAKKNAAGSWGERANKDLKHTRGKSFKHEKTKKKRGSYRGGQIDTGVNSIKFD; via the exons ATGACGGACTTATTAAAAATAACGGATGCAATCGTGCACGAGTATTTGCAGTCGAAGGACAAAAACCTGGCAAAGGTTTTCCAGCAGAAGACGAAAGCA GCCACTGTCGCCAAGAACACGCCGAAACTGAGTGAAATCCTACAGTTTTACCAAAGCAAAAGCGCCACCAAGATCCCAGCCATCAAGGCGGCCGctggcggcagcagcagcgataGCGACTCGGACTCAGATGAAGCCCCTGCAGCGACCAAGAAGGCACCAGCGGCCCCCGTAACAAACGGAAAGTCAACAAAGGCTGCAGCCGCTTCCAGTAGCGAGGAAAGCGACTCCGAGGAGGAGAAGAAACCTGCGGCAAAGGCTCCTTCAAAGGCTGCACCTGCCAAGAAGGCGGCGGACACATCCAGTGAGGAGAGCGACTCCGAGGATGAGGCCCCCAAGAAGCCGGCTGCTCCTGCAAAGGCTGCGCCAGCCAAGAAAGCCGCTTCCTCCAGCGATGACAGCGACAGCTCCGAAGATGAGAAAAAACCAGCAGCAAAGTCGCCGGCCAAGCCAGCTGTAGCCAAGAAGGCGGCGTCCAGCAGCGAAGACAGCAGTTCCGAGGAAGATGCCAAACCCGCTGCTCCCGCGAaagctgctgctcctgcagcGAAGGCAGAAGCCTCGTCTAGCAGCGAGGAAAGTGACTCTGAGGAAGAGAAGAAGCCAGCTGCGAAGACCCCTGCTAAGGCTGTTCCCGCTAAAAAGGCCAAGAGCTCCAGTGAGGACAGTTCCTCGGAGGACGAAGCCCCTAAGAAGGCAGCTCCCGCCAAGGCTGCACCAGCAAAGCCTGCTGCCGGCAAGAAAGCTGACTCTTCCAGTGAAGAAAGTTCATCCGAAGATGAGGCACCGAAGAAGGCTGCTCCCGCAAAGCCGGCAGCAAAGAAGGCCGACACCTCCAGCGAAGACAGTGACTCGGATGAAGAGGATGCCAAAAAACCAGCTGCTAAGCCTGTTGTTAAGGCTGCTCCCACCAAGAAGGCAGATTCGGAGGACTCTTCGGAGGACAGCGACAGCTCTGAAGATGCAAAGCCCAAGGCTAAAGCCGCTGCGCCCAAGGCCCCGGCTAAGGCGGCCTCCTCGAGCAGTGAGGACTCCAGTGAAGATGAGGCTCCAGCTGCCGTGAAGCCAGCGGTTAAAAAGACCGCTGCTCCCGCCAAGAAGGACGAGTCATCGTCAGAGGACGACTCCTCCGAGGACGAGGCACCGCCAGCAAAGAAGCCGGCTCCTGCGCCCAAAAAGAAGGACAGCAGCAGTGACGACAGCGACTCGAGTGAGGAGTCGGGTGAAGTGCAGTCCAAGGCAGTGGCTAATGGAGGAGCGAAGCCTGGCCAGAAGCGCAAGCTGAGTGGCGGCGATGCGGAGGAAGCAACGCCAAACAAGAAGTACAACAACTTCGTCAAGTCGGGCGAGCAACAg AAAAATGGTTTTAACTCGACTCCCAAAAACAACTTTAAGAACAACGGACAACTGAACAACAGTGGAGGGGGAAGTGCTGGAAGGCGCTCGCCCTTTCGACGGGTTCGCACCGAAGAGGTGCTAGTGGATGCCCGGGTGCAGGACATGTCGTTCGAGGCCAAG AAAAACGCTGCCGGCTCCTGGGGCGAACGGGCTAATAAAGATTTGAAGCACACGCGTGGCAAGTCCTTCAAGCACGAGAAGACCAAGAAGAAGCGCGGCAGCTATCGGGGCGGCCAAATTGACACGGGCGTCAATTCTATAAAGTTTGACTAG
- the LOC6493799 gene encoding nucleolar protein dao-5 isoform X3 produces the protein MTDLLKITDAIVHEYLQSKDKNLAKVFQQKTKAATVAKNTPKLSEILQFYQSKSATKIPAIKAAAGGSSSDSDSDSDEAPAATKKAPAAPVTNGKSTKAAAASSSEESDSEEEKKPAAKAPSKAAPAKKAADTSSEESDSEDEAPKKPAAPAKAAPAKKAASSSDDSDSSEDEKKPAAKSPAKPAVAKKAASSSEDSSSEEDAKPAAPAKAAAPAAKAEASSSSEESDSEEEKKPAAKTPAKAVPAKKAKSSSEDSSSEDEAPKKAAPAKAAPAKPAAGKKADSSSEESSSEDEAPKKAAPAKPAAKKADTSSEDSDSDEEDAKKPAAKPVVKAAPTKKADSEDSSEDSDSSEDAKPKAKAAAPKAPAKAASSSSEDSSEDEAPAAVKPAVKKTAAPAKKDESSSEDDSSEDEAPPAKKPAPAPKKKDSSSDDSDSSEESGEVQSKAVANGGAKPGQKRKLSGGDAEEATPNKKYNNFVKSGEQQKNGFNSTPKNNFKNNGQLNNSGGGSAGRRSPFRRVRTEEVLVDARVQDMSFEAKDGGFKKHNNGRGGRGGSGFSGRPDRSNWESNKFNGEGGGEGGGFKKIGDRKSFGGFDNNQRGRGGGRGGGGGGGFGGRGGGGGGGFGGRGGGGRGGGGGFGGRGGGGRGGGGRGGGRGGGFGNKSFDSSAPKQNKKITFDN, from the exons ATGACGGACTTATTAAAAATAACGGATGCAATCGTGCACGAGTATTTGCAGTCGAAGGACAAAAACCTGGCAAAGGTTTTCCAGCAGAAGACGAAAGCA GCCACTGTCGCCAAGAACACGCCGAAACTGAGTGAAATCCTACAGTTTTACCAAAGCAAAAGCGCCACCAAGATCCCAGCCATCAAGGCGGCCGctggcggcagcagcagcgataGCGACTCGGACTCAGATGAAGCCCCTGCAGCGACCAAGAAGGCACCAGCGGCCCCCGTAACAAACGGAAAGTCAACAAAGGCTGCAGCCGCTTCCAGTAGCGAGGAAAGCGACTCCGAGGAGGAGAAGAAACCTGCGGCAAAGGCTCCTTCAAAGGCTGCACCTGCCAAGAAGGCGGCGGACACATCCAGTGAGGAGAGCGACTCCGAGGATGAGGCCCCCAAGAAGCCGGCTGCTCCTGCAAAGGCTGCGCCAGCCAAGAAAGCCGCTTCCTCCAGCGATGACAGCGACAGCTCCGAAGATGAGAAAAAACCAGCAGCAAAGTCGCCGGCCAAGCCAGCTGTAGCCAAGAAGGCGGCGTCCAGCAGCGAAGACAGCAGTTCCGAGGAAGATGCCAAACCCGCTGCTCCCGCGAaagctgctgctcctgcagcGAAGGCAGAAGCCTCGTCTAGCAGCGAGGAAAGTGACTCTGAGGAAGAGAAGAAGCCAGCTGCGAAGACCCCTGCTAAGGCTGTTCCCGCTAAAAAGGCCAAGAGCTCCAGTGAGGACAGTTCCTCGGAGGACGAAGCCCCTAAGAAGGCAGCTCCCGCCAAGGCTGCACCAGCAAAGCCTGCTGCCGGCAAGAAAGCTGACTCTTCCAGTGAAGAAAGTTCATCCGAAGATGAGGCACCGAAGAAGGCTGCTCCCGCAAAGCCGGCAGCAAAGAAGGCCGACACCTCCAGCGAAGACAGTGACTCGGATGAAGAGGATGCCAAAAAACCAGCTGCTAAGCCTGTTGTTAAGGCTGCTCCCACCAAGAAGGCAGATTCGGAGGACTCTTCGGAGGACAGCGACAGCTCTGAAGATGCAAAGCCCAAGGCTAAAGCCGCTGCGCCCAAGGCCCCGGCTAAGGCGGCCTCCTCGAGCAGTGAGGACTCCAGTGAAGATGAGGCTCCAGCTGCCGTGAAGCCAGCGGTTAAAAAGACCGCTGCTCCCGCCAAGAAGGACGAGTCATCGTCAGAGGACGACTCCTCCGAGGACGAGGCACCGCCAGCAAAGAAGCCGGCTCCTGCGCCCAAAAAGAAGGACAGCAGCAGTGACGACAGCGACTCGAGTGAGGAGTCGGGTGAAGTGCAGTCCAAGGCAGTGGCTAATGGAGGAGCGAAGCCTGGCCAGAAGCGCAAGCTGAGTGGCGGCGATGCGGAGGAAGCAACGCCAAACAAGAAGTACAACAACTTCGTCAAGTCGGGCGAGCAACAg AAAAATGGTTTTAACTCGACTCCCAAAAACAACTTTAAGAACAACGGACAACTGAACAACAGTGGAGGGGGAAGTGCTGGAAGGCGCTCGCCCTTTCGACGGGTTCGCACCGAAGAGGTGCTAGTGGATGCCCGGGTGCAGGACATGTCGTTCGAGGCCAAG GACGGCGGCTTCAAGAAGCACAACAATGGACGCGGAGGACGGGGCGGTTCCGGATTCTCCGGACGTCCGGATCGCAGCAACTGGGAGAGCAACAAGTTCAACGGCGAGGGCGGCGGCGAAGGTGGCGGCTTCAAGAAGATCGGCGATCGCAAGAGCTTCGGCGGCTTTGACAACAACCAGAGAGGACGCGGTGGCGGCCGtggaggcggcggcggaggtGGATTCGGAGGACGTggaggcggcggtggcggtggatTCGGAGGCCGAGGTGGTGGGGGccgcggcggcggtggcggttTTGGAGGACGCGGTGGTGGCGGCCGGGGAGGAGGTGGCCGTGGCGGCGGACGAGGCGGTGGCTTTGGTAACAAGTCCTTCGACTCATCAGCGccaaagcaaaacaaaaagatcACCTTTGACAATTAG
- the LOC6493799 gene encoding nucleolar protein dao-5 isoform X1, whose translation MTDLLKITDAIVHEYLQSKDKNLAKVFQQKTKAATVAKNTPKLSEILQFYQSKSATKIPAIKAAAGGSSSDSDSDSDEAPAATKKAPAAPVTNGKSTKAAAASSSEESDSEEEKKPAAKAPSKAAPAKKAADTSSEESDSEDEAPKKPAAPAKAAPAKKAASSSDDSDSSEDEKKPAAKSPAKPAVAKKAASSSEDSSSEEDAKPAAPAKAAAPAAKAEASSSSEESDSEEEKKPAAKTPAKAVPAKKAKSSSEDSSSEDEAPKKAAPAKAAPAKPAAGKKADSSSEESSSEDEAPKKAAPAKPAAKKADTSSEDSDSDEEDAKKPAAKPVVKAAPTKKADSEDSSEDSDSSEDAKPKAKAAAPKAPAKAASSSSEDSSEDEAPAAVKPAVKKTAAPAKKDESSSEDDSSEDEAPPAKKPAPAPKKKDSSSDDSDSSEESGEVQSKAVANGGAKPGQKRKLSGGDAEEATPNKKYNNFVKSGEQQDGGFKKHNNGRGGRGGSGFSGRPDRSNWESNKFNGEGGGEGGGFKKIGDRKSFGGFDNNQRGRGGGRGGGGGGGFGGRGGGGGGGFGGRGGGGRGGGGGFGGRGGGGRGGGGRGGGRGGGFGNKSFDSSAPKQNKKITFDN comes from the exons ATGACGGACTTATTAAAAATAACGGATGCAATCGTGCACGAGTATTTGCAGTCGAAGGACAAAAACCTGGCAAAGGTTTTCCAGCAGAAGACGAAAGCA GCCACTGTCGCCAAGAACACGCCGAAACTGAGTGAAATCCTACAGTTTTACCAAAGCAAAAGCGCCACCAAGATCCCAGCCATCAAGGCGGCCGctggcggcagcagcagcgataGCGACTCGGACTCAGATGAAGCCCCTGCAGCGACCAAGAAGGCACCAGCGGCCCCCGTAACAAACGGAAAGTCAACAAAGGCTGCAGCCGCTTCCAGTAGCGAGGAAAGCGACTCCGAGGAGGAGAAGAAACCTGCGGCAAAGGCTCCTTCAAAGGCTGCACCTGCCAAGAAGGCGGCGGACACATCCAGTGAGGAGAGCGACTCCGAGGATGAGGCCCCCAAGAAGCCGGCTGCTCCTGCAAAGGCTGCGCCAGCCAAGAAAGCCGCTTCCTCCAGCGATGACAGCGACAGCTCCGAAGATGAGAAAAAACCAGCAGCAAAGTCGCCGGCCAAGCCAGCTGTAGCCAAGAAGGCGGCGTCCAGCAGCGAAGACAGCAGTTCCGAGGAAGATGCCAAACCCGCTGCTCCCGCGAaagctgctgctcctgcagcGAAGGCAGAAGCCTCGTCTAGCAGCGAGGAAAGTGACTCTGAGGAAGAGAAGAAGCCAGCTGCGAAGACCCCTGCTAAGGCTGTTCCCGCTAAAAAGGCCAAGAGCTCCAGTGAGGACAGTTCCTCGGAGGACGAAGCCCCTAAGAAGGCAGCTCCCGCCAAGGCTGCACCAGCAAAGCCTGCTGCCGGCAAGAAAGCTGACTCTTCCAGTGAAGAAAGTTCATCCGAAGATGAGGCACCGAAGAAGGCTGCTCCCGCAAAGCCGGCAGCAAAGAAGGCCGACACCTCCAGCGAAGACAGTGACTCGGATGAAGAGGATGCCAAAAAACCAGCTGCTAAGCCTGTTGTTAAGGCTGCTCCCACCAAGAAGGCAGATTCGGAGGACTCTTCGGAGGACAGCGACAGCTCTGAAGATGCAAAGCCCAAGGCTAAAGCCGCTGCGCCCAAGGCCCCGGCTAAGGCGGCCTCCTCGAGCAGTGAGGACTCCAGTGAAGATGAGGCTCCAGCTGCCGTGAAGCCAGCGGTTAAAAAGACCGCTGCTCCCGCCAAGAAGGACGAGTCATCGTCAGAGGACGACTCCTCCGAGGACGAGGCACCGCCAGCAAAGAAGCCGGCTCCTGCGCCCAAAAAGAAGGACAGCAGCAGTGACGACAGCGACTCGAGTGAGGAGTCGGGTGAAGTGCAGTCCAAGGCAGTGGCTAATGGAGGAGCGAAGCCTGGCCAGAAGCGCAAGCTGAGTGGCGGCGATGCGGAGGAAGCAACGCCAAACAAGAAGTACAACAACTTCGTCAAGTCGGGCGAGCAACAg GACGGCGGCTTCAAGAAGCACAACAATGGACGCGGAGGACGGGGCGGTTCCGGATTCTCCGGACGTCCGGATCGCAGCAACTGGGAGAGCAACAAGTTCAACGGCGAGGGCGGCGGCGAAGGTGGCGGCTTCAAGAAGATCGGCGATCGCAAGAGCTTCGGCGGCTTTGACAACAACCAGAGAGGACGCGGTGGCGGCCGtggaggcggcggcggaggtGGATTCGGAGGACGTggaggcggcggtggcggtggatTCGGAGGCCGAGGTGGTGGGGGccgcggcggcggtggcggttTTGGAGGACGCGGTGGTGGCGGCCGGGGAGGAGGTGGCCGTGGCGGCGGACGAGGCGGTGGCTTTGGTAACAAGTCCTTCGACTCATCAGCGccaaagcaaaacaaaaagatcACCTTTGACAATTAG
- the LOC6506145 gene encoding uncharacterized protein LOC6506145: protein MAEESVPEILQLNDDCLEEIFDRLQDLHSEVAFSQTCQRMQHICLSKWRISRAYEQLDLDKWREMLPNYEDLVYFLAQMRPYLKEMCASSCLCALLKDLDEMQITVLPRVTSFYYDPEDVDCYPSNRSIRKLSELLPGLQKLRLTTPIDGRFLSHFEHLQELHLYEDQHKAYELQQEYLDEICQKLHDLKVLDIRTYDVISKLQLGNCLQSLRNLTVLKLNLATLKPVLPAVLELPSLRQLVVLLDNEWHIPPLVSPDSYDHKIREVGEFYDIMERKAKDIVGFAVDGYYMPLEPGWDAELPIWAHRKLKRLAICSWSHAADYLERYTCMENLRLLCLRNWNELSDDILLRFVELCPHLEHLDVSYCRELTPNFLPRALEILKQREPRKPMPGYRHTAPLLLYYVLSGFEDFIDKTNLKSSPDYRGYIVFTADFPFGSERGLSFVDRGYQFEFDCP from the exons ATGGCGGAGGAGTCGGTTCCTGAGATCCTCCAGCTAAACGACGACTGCCTAGAGGAGATCTTTGACCGGCTGCAGGACCTCCACTCAGAAGTTGCCTTTTCGCAGACCTGTCAGAGGATGCAGCATATCTGCTTGTCCAAATGGCGAATTAGCCGGGCCTATGAACAGCTGGATCTGGACAAGTGGCGGGAAATGCTCCCGAACTACGAGGATCTCGTGTACTTTCTGGCACAAATGCGACCCTACCTCAAGGAAATGTGTGCCAGCAGCTGTCTGTGCGCGTTGCTCAAGGACCTGGACGAAATGCAAATCACGGTGTTACCCCGAGTGACCAGTTTCTACTACGACCCCGAGGACGTTGATTGCTACCCTTCGAACCGGAGTATTCGCAAACTGTCCGAACTTCTACCGGGACTCCAAAAGCTGCGCCTTACCACTCCAATCGATGGCAGATTTCTATCGCACTTCGAGCATCTGCAAGAGCTTCATCTGTATGAAGATCAGCACAAGGCTTATGAGTTGCAGCAAGAATACCTCGACGAGATTTGCCA AAAGCTACACGACCTGAAAGTTTTAGACATCCGCACATACGATGTCATAAGCAAGCTACAGTTGGGAAACTGTCTTCAGAGCCTCCGAAATCTTACCGTGCTTAAACTGAACCTGGCAACATTAAAGCCCGTCCTGCCGGCTGTCCTGGAGCTACCCTCCCTGAGGCAACTGGTGGTACTCCTCGACAACGAGTGGCACATCCCGCCACTGGTCAGCCCCGATAGCTACGACCACAAGATTCGCGAAGTAGGGGAGTTCTACGATATTATGGAGCGTAAGGCCAAAGACATAGTGGGCTTTGCGGTAGACGGCTATTACATGCCGTTGGAACCGGGATGGGATGCGGAGTTGCCCATTTGGGCGCATAGAAAATTAAAGCGGCTGGCCATCTGCAGCTGGAGTCATGCGGCCGACTACTTAGAGCGCTACACTTGCATGGAGAACCTCCGCCTACTTTGCCTGCGCAACTGGAACGAGCTGAGCGATGATATTCTGCTGCGGTTTGTCGAATTGTGCCCGCACCTTGAGCACCTGGACGTATCTTACTGTCGTGAGCTTACTCCAAACTTTTTGCCCCGTGCCTTGGAAATACTTAAACAGCGAGAACCGCGAAAACCGATGCCCGGATATCGACATACGGCACCTCTATTGCTGTACTACGTCCTCAGTGGTTTTGAAGACTTTATAGATAAAACG AATCTCAAGAGTTCGCCGGATTATCGGGGATACATAGTATTCACGGCCGATTTTCCCTTTGGCTCGGAGCGGGGACTTAGCTTTGTAGATCGCGGCTATCAATTTGAATTTGACTGCCCTTGA